CCAGCAATGGCCAAATGATCTAAGGAGACTGGAACAATACAACCATCCGCCGCTGCAAGAGCGTTGCCAGAAAGAACGGTAAACGTAGGTTGGCAATCTAATAAGATGTAGCGGTATTTGCTGCGTAATGGCTCCAAGATGTCTTTAAGTTCATTAAATGTATCTTTTTGGAGTTTATTTTCCACAAAAGTCATCCCATAACCACTCGGAATAAGATCTACACGATCTAAGGCAGTGGGCTTAATCACCGTCTCGACAGGGAGTTTTCCTTCTATTACACCTGCAATGGTATCATAAGGCTCTTTTGCTGGTTCAATCCCCAATGCAATTGTAGCAGACCCTTGACGGTCTAAATCCACCACTAACACATCACTCCGAACCGCAAGAGCTGCAGCCAAATTAACTGCAGAGGTTGTTTTCCCCACCCCACCTTTGTCATTGATCAGCGCGATAATAAACCCACGCGGATCATCGAAAGGCTCAATCAAAACGTTAGACCTTGATATAGGAGCAGATTCCTTCTCATGGGTATCCCAGTCTGGCACATGTTTTCGCCTGAACTGGTCTTCCATCGTCCTAAAACTGGACGGAGCTAAGGTTCTTCCATTTCCGGCCATCCGGTTATTGGTGGTTTCCTTCAGTCGCTTTTCATCTGCATTAAACAGCGAAAAGAACTTTGAAAGTTTGGAAATTGCTCCCATAAGGCAAAAAATACTTTATTAAAACGAAGTTACGGTACACATCCTTTTGTTGTCAGATAGACAATCAATACTTCTTAGATGCACCAAGAAACACGACGGTTGCCCTTCTGTCTCAAAAAAGATTGTCTTCATTTGAGACATTCTTAATTTCAGCCAGAGCAAGCACTTCTTTATATCACCTATTAACAACAACTTAGCTATAGTCTCAAAATAATCCCTCATGTCCTTATATCTCGGAAGTTACGTT
This genomic stretch from Rhodothermia bacterium harbors:
- a CDS encoding ParA family protein gives rise to the protein MGAISKLSKFFSLFNADEKRLKETTNNRMAGNGRTLAPSSFRTMEDQFRRKHVPDWDTHEKESAPISRSNVLIEPFDDPRGFIIALINDKGGVGKTTSAVNLAAALAVRSDVLVVDLDRQGSATIALGIEPAKEPYDTIAGVIEGKLPVETVIKPTALDRVDLIPSGYGMTFVENKLQKDTFNELKDILEPLRSKYRYILLDCQPTFTVLSGNALAAADGCIVPVSLDHLAIAGIESLTNTFEQLMLAEDKLSPLLGIVATMVDHQMPGTPVKMANVRETYGEIVFETVIQFDKQLAEAPAMGKSIFEYAGGSRGARCYWALSKEVIWRCKQLRQRQQQEAVIEA